The nucleotide sequence CACGAGCACCGCATCGGCCCCCATCTCCATGGCTTCTGCGGCGTGTGAAGGCACGCCCAAACCCGCATCAACCACTACGGGCACGGTGGCTTGTGAAAGAATAATTTCCAACGCCTCTTTTGTTTTCAGGCCGCGCGCAGAACCGATCCACGAACCCAGTGGCATCACGGTGGCGCATCCAACCTCGGCCAGATGTTTCGCCAAAATCGGATCGGCTTGCATGTAGGGAAGCACCGTGAAACCTTTTTTCACCAAAATCTCAGCTGCCTTCAACGTTTCTGTTCCATCCGGCAGAAGATAACGGGGGTCCGGAATCACTTCGAGTTTCACCCAAACTCCAAGTCCCGCCTCTTTTGCCAACAAAGACAAACGAACCGCCTCATCAGCATTTTTTGCGCCCGAGGTGTTGGGCAAAAGATGAAATTTTTGAAGATCGATATGTTTGAGAATATCCTGATCAGGATGCGCCAAATCAACACGCCGGAGCGCCACCGTAACCAGTTCCGTGCCGGAAGCCTCAAGCGCCTCCTTCATTATAATAGGAGACGCAAACTTGCCGGTACCTACAAACAATCGGGACGAAAAATTTTTCCCAGCGATTTTTAACAGGTCATTTTTCATAACTTAAACATTCATGTTTTTCTGTCATTCCTGCGGAGGCAGGGATACTACTGGATCCCCGCCTTCGCGGGGATGACAGCCGTGTCTTATCCCCCCGATACGGCCCGAATAATTTCAATGCGATCTCCCGCCTGAACTATTTTTTGGGCTTTTTCCGAATGCGGGAGAATTTCTTCATTGATGGCAATCGCCACATAAGAAAGTTCGATTTTTAATTCTCGAAGGAGGGTGGTTAACGGAAGAGGACATTCCAAAAAACGGGATTCACCATTAACAGTAATTTGAATACTTTCAGCCACGCTTCCCTCCGCCGGAATTAACCGGATCAGGTTCTAAGGGTATTTCTCAGCACAAAGCACCCCTAGCGTTCGGCGGTCTCTAGCATGCGAAAAAGTGGGAGTCAAATTTAAAGGAGCACGGTGTGATGCTGGGGCGTAACGGGGTGTAATAGGGTTTGACAATTTTGTGTTTGACTCCGGCAAGCGATTGCGACAGATAGAAATTAGTTCATGAGAGGTTTTTTTGAGGAAAATTTTACTCTTATTTTCTATTCTGTTTTTTATAACCTTTTTGGCTTGTACTGGTTCAAGCACCTCCCAAAGTCCGATAACATCAGAACCTGTCGCTGGCGTATCTTCTGGCGATCAACTCGCTACGCTGGAAAAATCATCAAAGTACATCTGCCATGCGAGAATCACTAAAGTGTCTTCCCGGTACGAACGATACGATATTCAATCGGCTCTTGTCATGTCTCGCATTACACTTGATATTCTGGAAAATTGGAAAGGAAATCTGATCCCAGGTACAGAAATTAGAAGTTTTGGAGGTATTATAGACGGGATTCCCTATGAAATCTCCGATGGACCGTCCGTACTCTTTCAAGAAAATGAAGAAGTCGTCCTTTTTTTAAATGATTTTCCGGGTGGCATTTTCCCTGTTTTGGGTCAATCCGGCAAATATCCTGTAACTAATGGTGTCGTTGGCTCAACAGGTGATAG is from Deltaproteobacteria bacterium and encodes:
- a CDS encoding thiazole synthase, with protein sequence MLKIAGKNFSSRLFVGTGKFASPIIMKEALEASGTELVTVALRRVDLAHPDQDILKHIDLQKFHLLPNTSGAKNADEAVRLSLLAKEAGLGVWVKLEVIPDPRYLLPDGTETLKAAEILVKKGFTVLPYMQADPILAKHLAEVGCATVMPLGSWIGSARGLKTKEALEIILSQATVPVVVDAGLGVPSHAAEAMEMGADAVLVNTAIATAEKPVQIAEAFRKGVEYGRLARLSPRATSKTSTESTSPMDGM
- the thiS gene encoding sulfur carrier protein ThiS — translated: MAESIQITVNGESRFLECPLPLTTLLRELKIELSYVAIAINEEILPHSEKAQKIVQAGDRIEIIRAVSGG